Proteins encoded within one genomic window of Saccharopolyspora pogona:
- a CDS encoding D-2-hydroxyacid dehydrogenase: MISRTPTVVVLHDRNPPAEMARIQDHAELRYADADELATALPGADVLFVWDFRSDAITSAWPHADALRWLHAASAGVDHLLFPALRDSGVLLTNSRGVFDRPMAEYVLGAVLTFAKDLHTTLRLQDRKQWRHRVTERIEGKNALVVGTGPIGRAIARQLTSAGLSVSGAGRVGRSGDPDFGDVHASSDLAHVIGAFDYVVLAAPLTEQTKGLVDAEVLAHCRPGARLINVGRGELVVETDLIAALRAGKLAGAALDVFETEPLPETSPLWELPNVLVSPHMSGDTVGWVDELVDLFLANLRSYTDGTQLRNVVDKHRGYVSGTEH, from the coding sequence ATGATCAGCCGCACCCCCACCGTCGTCGTCCTGCACGACAGGAACCCGCCCGCGGAGATGGCCCGCATCCAGGACCACGCCGAGCTCCGCTACGCCGACGCCGACGAGCTAGCCACCGCGCTGCCCGGTGCCGACGTGCTGTTCGTCTGGGACTTCCGCTCCGATGCGATCACCTCGGCATGGCCGCACGCCGACGCGCTGCGCTGGTTGCACGCGGCCAGCGCCGGGGTCGACCACCTGCTGTTCCCCGCCCTGCGCGACTCCGGGGTGCTGCTGACCAACTCCCGCGGCGTCTTCGACCGGCCGATGGCCGAATACGTGCTCGGCGCCGTGCTCACCTTCGCCAAGGACCTGCACACCACCCTGCGGCTGCAAGACCGCAAACAGTGGCGGCACCGCGTGACCGAACGCATCGAAGGCAAGAACGCGCTGGTCGTGGGCACCGGCCCGATCGGCCGGGCCATCGCCCGCCAGCTCACCTCCGCCGGGCTGTCCGTGTCCGGTGCCGGGCGCGTCGGACGCAGCGGCGACCCGGACTTCGGCGACGTGCACGCCTCCAGCGACCTCGCCCACGTCATCGGCGCCTTCGACTACGTCGTGCTCGCCGCCCCGCTGACCGAGCAGACCAAGGGGCTCGTCGACGCCGAGGTCCTCGCCCACTGCCGCCCAGGCGCGAGGCTGATCAACGTCGGCCGCGGCGAACTCGTCGTCGAGACCGACCTGATCGCCGCCCTGCGCGCCGGGAAGCTGGCCGGTGCGGCGCTGGACGTGTTTGAGACCGAGCCGCTGCCGGAGACCTCGCCGCTGTGGGAGCTGCCCAACGTGCTCGTCTCCCCGCACATGTCCGGCGACACCGTCGGCTGGGTCGACGAACTCGTCGACCTCTTCCTCGCCAACCTGCGCAGCTACACCGACGGCACGCAGTTGCGCAACGTGGTCGACAAGCACCGGGGTTACGTCAGCGGAACGGAGCACTGA
- a CDS encoding NAD-dependent succinate-semialdehyde dehydrogenase, protein MTTSTEQHPREAVVVDAAPKQLLIGGKWRNADGDRSYEVEDPSTGRALCSVADASPHDGLAALAAAADAQPQWAKHPPRERGEILRRGFELIMQRHEDLALLMTLEMGKPLAESRAEVTYAAEFFRWFSEEGVRIGGDYAVAPNGSGRFLVMRQPVGPALLITPWNFPMAMGTRKIGPAIAAGCTSVIKPAHQTPLSMLALAEILTEAGLPEGVLNVVTSRHAGELMEPMIRDGRARKLSFTGSTAVGRKLIEQSADQVLRVSLELGGNAPFIVFDDADLDAAVDGAMLAKMRNIGEACTAANRFYVHADVAAEFSRRLAERMSGLRVGRGVTDEIQVGPLIDDAQLGKVTDLVADAVRLGAEVVTGGGVRDGDGYFYQPTVLTNVPLEARMGREEIFGPVAPITTFTDEQAVIAQANDTEYGLVSYLYTRDLQRGLRVSEALESGMVGLNQGIVSNPAAPFGGVKHSGLGREGGKFGIDEFLETKYVAVGGL, encoded by the coding sequence ATGACAACCTCAACCGAACAGCACCCCCGAGAGGCAGTCGTCGTCGACGCCGCGCCGAAGCAACTGCTCATCGGCGGCAAATGGCGCAACGCCGACGGGGACCGCAGCTACGAGGTCGAAGACCCCTCCACCGGCCGGGCGCTGTGCTCGGTCGCCGACGCCTCCCCGCACGACGGGCTGGCCGCGCTGGCGGCCGCGGCCGACGCCCAGCCCCAGTGGGCCAAGCACCCGCCGCGCGAGCGCGGCGAGATCCTGCGGCGCGGCTTTGAGCTGATCATGCAGCGGCACGAGGACCTCGCGCTGCTGATGACGCTGGAGATGGGCAAACCGCTGGCCGAGTCGCGCGCCGAGGTCACCTACGCGGCTGAATTCTTCCGCTGGTTCTCCGAAGAAGGCGTGCGCATCGGCGGCGACTACGCGGTGGCGCCCAACGGCAGCGGCCGGTTCCTGGTGATGCGCCAGCCGGTCGGACCGGCGCTGCTGATCACCCCGTGGAACTTCCCGATGGCGATGGGCACCCGCAAGATCGGCCCGGCCATCGCCGCGGGCTGCACCTCGGTGATCAAGCCGGCGCACCAGACGCCGCTGTCGATGCTGGCTCTGGCCGAGATCCTCACCGAAGCCGGGCTGCCGGAGGGCGTCCTCAACGTGGTGACCTCGCGCCACGCTGGCGAGCTGATGGAACCGATGATCCGCGACGGCCGCGCCCGCAAGCTGTCGTTCACCGGTTCCACCGCGGTGGGCCGCAAGCTCATCGAACAGTCCGCCGACCAGGTGCTCAGGGTATCGCTGGAGCTGGGCGGCAACGCGCCGTTCATCGTGTTCGACGACGCCGACCTGGACGCCGCGGTCGACGGCGCGATGCTGGCCAAGATGCGCAACATCGGCGAGGCCTGCACGGCGGCCAACCGGTTCTACGTGCACGCCGACGTCGCTGCGGAGTTCTCCCGGCGGCTGGCCGAGCGGATGAGCGGCCTGCGGGTGGGCCGCGGCGTCACCGACGAGATCCAGGTGGGGCCGCTGATCGACGACGCCCAGCTGGGCAAGGTCACCGACCTGGTCGCCGACGCCGTGCGGCTCGGCGCGGAGGTCGTCACCGGCGGCGGCGTCCGCGACGGTGACGGCTACTTCTACCAGCCGACCGTGCTGACCAACGTGCCGCTGGAGGCCCGGATGGGGCGGGAGGAGATCTTCGGGCCGGTCGCCCCGATCACCACCTTCACCGACGAGCAGGCGGTCATCGCCCAGGCCAACGACACCGAGTACGGCTTGGTCAGCTACCTCTACACCCGCGATCTGCAGCGTGGCCTGCGGGTGTCCGAGGCGCTGGAGAGCGGCATGGTCGGGCTCAACCAGGGGATCGTGTCCAACCCGGCGGCGCCGTTCGGCGGGGTGAAGCACTCCGGCCTCGGCCGCGAAGGCGGCAAGTTCGGCATCGACGAGTTCCTCGAGACGAAATACGTCGCCGTCGGCGGCCTCTGA
- a CDS encoding maleate cis-trans isomerase family protein, with translation MPPDFLGAVSGPEPQRGVGVIAPFDLALDRELWRWTPAGVSLYLTRTAFVPVPVTVEQASLVSDEAAVHGATRDLLVPEPEVVAYACTSGSFVNGATGERALVEVMLQAGAPAAVTASGALVRALQMLGIGRISIATPYVESVTERLHGFLDEHGVEVVTSVGLGLLGQIWKVNYRQVVDIVRSADRPESEAMFISCTNLPTYDIIGPLEQELGKPVLTANQVTIWAALREMGLQAMAPEQRLMQLVDAPAA, from the coding sequence ATGCCGCCTGACTTCCTCGGGGCGGTATCGGGCCCGGAGCCGCAACGCGGCGTGGGAGTGATCGCCCCGTTCGACCTGGCGCTGGACCGCGAATTGTGGCGGTGGACCCCAGCGGGCGTCTCGCTGTACCTGACGCGCACGGCGTTCGTACCGGTGCCGGTGACCGTCGAGCAGGCCAGTCTGGTCAGCGACGAGGCGGCGGTGCACGGCGCGACCCGCGACCTGCTGGTTCCGGAGCCGGAAGTGGTCGCCTACGCGTGCACCTCCGGCAGTTTCGTCAACGGGGCCACCGGCGAGCGGGCGCTGGTCGAGGTGATGCTGCAGGCGGGTGCGCCCGCCGCGGTCACCGCCTCCGGCGCGCTGGTGCGGGCCCTGCAGATGCTGGGCATCGGCCGGATATCGATCGCCACGCCGTACGTGGAGAGCGTGACCGAGCGGTTGCACGGCTTCCTCGACGAGCACGGGGTCGAGGTGGTCACGAGCGTCGGCCTGGGTCTGCTCGGGCAGATCTGGAAGGTCAACTACCGGCAGGTGGTGGACATCGTCCGCTCGGCGGACCGGCCGGAGTCCGAGGCGATGTTCATCAGCTGCACCAACCTGCCGACCTACGACATCATCGGGCCGCTGGAGCAGGAGCTGGGCAAGCCGGTGTTGACGGCCAACCAGGTCACGATCTGGGCTGCGCTGCGCGAGATGGGCCTGCAGGCGATGGCCCCGGAACAGCGGTTGATGCAGTTGGTGGACGCCCCGGCCGCGTGA
- a CDS encoding maleate cis-trans isomerase family protein, with product MSYTAGILYPGYSAEDDYPTLERLLGDGIRLPLVHTLMREDAHRVDALLDIGSDDVLADGARQLLEHRVQSVIWACTSGSFVFGWQGAREQVEKLQAVTGLPASSTSFAFVNAAAGLGLRRVAVAATYPDDVAAKFVEFLQAAGLEVVRLSSRGIITAAEVGTLERGEVLEFAAANDDDRADALLMPDTALHTAAWLSDLEDRLGKPVLTANQVSVWEALRLAGDRAVHDGLGTLFREGTGGERNASPE from the coding sequence GTGTCGTACACCGCAGGAATTCTCTACCCCGGCTACAGCGCCGAAGACGACTACCCCACCCTCGAACGACTGCTCGGCGACGGCATCCGCCTGCCGCTGGTGCACACCCTGATGCGCGAGGACGCGCACCGGGTCGACGCGCTGCTGGACATCGGCTCGGACGACGTGCTCGCCGACGGTGCCCGGCAGTTGCTGGAGCACCGCGTGCAGTCGGTGATCTGGGCGTGCACCAGCGGCAGCTTCGTCTTCGGCTGGCAGGGTGCCCGTGAGCAGGTGGAGAAGTTGCAGGCGGTCACCGGCCTGCCGGCCTCCAGCACATCGTTCGCGTTCGTGAACGCCGCGGCGGGCCTGGGGCTGCGGCGGGTGGCGGTCGCCGCGACCTACCCGGACGACGTGGCGGCGAAGTTCGTGGAGTTCCTTCAGGCCGCCGGCCTGGAGGTGGTGCGGTTGTCCAGCCGGGGCATCATCACCGCCGCCGAGGTCGGCACACTCGAGCGCGGCGAGGTGCTGGAGTTCGCCGCGGCCAACGACGACGACCGGGCCGATGCGCTGCTGATGCCGGACACCGCGCTGCACACCGCGGCGTGGCTGAGCGACCTGGAGGACCGGCTGGGCAAGCCGGTGCTCACGGCCAACCAGGTCAGCGTCTGGGAAGCGCTGCGGCTAGCCGGTGATCGCGCGGTGCACGACGGATTGGGAACGCTGTTCCGCGAGGGAACAGGAGGGGAGCGCAATGCCTCCCCGGAATGA
- a CDS encoding DUF3830 family protein has protein sequence MPRYLSIALEKRGVSCVAELLDKDAPRTCEAVWQALPQVGPVHHAKYARNEIYTMVPRFAAEEPGQENPTVTPIPGDVVYFSFPGGMLDRQFKEEKNIHELPGVIDLAIFYGRNNLLLNGDVGWVPGNVYATIVEGLDRMAEACNDVWRSGSVGETLRYDRYQG, from the coding sequence ATGCCCAGGTACCTGTCGATCGCCCTGGAAAAGCGCGGTGTGTCCTGTGTGGCGGAACTGCTCGACAAGGACGCCCCCCGCACCTGCGAAGCCGTGTGGCAGGCGCTGCCCCAGGTCGGGCCGGTGCACCACGCCAAGTACGCGCGCAACGAGATCTACACGATGGTGCCTCGGTTCGCGGCCGAGGAACCAGGTCAGGAGAACCCGACGGTCACTCCGATCCCCGGCGACGTCGTGTACTTCTCCTTCCCGGGCGGCATGCTCGACCGCCAGTTCAAGGAGGAGAAGAACATCCACGAACTGCCTGGCGTGATCGACCTGGCCATCTTCTACGGACGCAACAACTTGCTGCTCAACGGCGACGTGGGCTGGGTGCCGGGCAACGTCTACGCCACCATCGTCGAGGGGTTGGACCGGATGGCCGAGGCGTGCAACGACGTGTGGCGCTCCGGCAGCGTCGGCGAAACCCTCCGCTACGACCGCTACCAGGGTTGA
- a CDS encoding GntR family transcriptional regulator: protein MLGTDEQNPQPGELEPVQRKSTAAIVADRLRAAIMYGSLPPGNQLGEAELAARLGVSRGPLREAMQRLVAEGLLRSEPHRGLFVMTLDAEDVRDIYLARLAVERAACEQIVRHHRVEAVAELTAAQSRMVAAAGKGDSIELADADQEFHETLVRVSGSPRLQRMAQTLLVEKRMCLTALQDKYHADVQALVDEHKGLVDAIEAGDEQLLLGRLTEHMNDALDRLNGSMAS, encoded by the coding sequence GTGCTCGGGACCGACGAGCAGAACCCGCAGCCGGGTGAATTAGAGCCGGTGCAGCGCAAGTCGACCGCGGCGATCGTGGCCGACCGGCTGCGGGCGGCGATCATGTACGGGTCGCTGCCACCTGGTAATCAGCTTGGCGAAGCCGAGCTCGCCGCCCGGCTGGGCGTCAGCCGCGGGCCGCTACGGGAGGCCATGCAGAGGCTGGTCGCCGAAGGGCTGCTGCGCAGCGAACCGCACCGCGGGCTGTTCGTGATGACGTTGGACGCCGAGGACGTCCGCGACATCTACCTGGCCCGCCTGGCGGTGGAGCGCGCCGCGTGCGAGCAGATCGTGCGACACCACCGGGTGGAGGCGGTGGCGGAGCTGACCGCCGCGCAGAGCCGGATGGTCGCGGCGGCAGGGAAGGGCGATTCGATCGAGCTGGCCGACGCCGACCAGGAGTTCCACGAGACGCTGGTGCGGGTGTCGGGCAGCCCCCGGCTGCAGCGGATGGCGCAGACGCTGCTGGTGGAGAAGCGGATGTGCCTGACCGCTCTGCAGGACAAGTACCACGCGGACGTGCAGGCGCTGGTCGATGAGCACAAGGGCCTCGTCGACGCGATCGAGGCCGGCGACGAGCAGTTGCTGCTGGGGCGGCTGACGGAGCACATGAACGACGCCCTGGACCGCCTTAACGGCTCCATGGCGAGCTGA
- a CDS encoding aspartate aminotransferase family protein, which yields MAELSPVLKQATPVLAARGVGVYLYDEQDRRYLDFTAGIGVTSTGHCHPRVVEAAQRQVGTLIHGQYTTVMHRPLLRLTERLGEVLPTGLDRLFYVNSGSEAVEAAVRLARQATGRQNIVAFQGGFHGRTMGAGALTSSGVKVRAGIGPMMPGVVFTPFPEAYRHRTSEAEAVRYALAEFDQLLVTVSSPRDIAAIIIEPVLGEGGYIPAPPAFLAGLRERADRHGILLIVDEVQTGVGRTGRFWGHDHAGIRPDILITAKGLASGFPLSAIAAPEELMSQAWPGSQGGTYGGNAVAAAAALATLDVVRDEHLVENAAEQGARLQEGLRKVAAEHPVIGDVRGLGLMAGNEFSTPDGTPDTATATRAHQAAAARGLLLLTCGPHGNVVRMIPPLIVTAEQVDDAVGLWAEAVRDAVKA from the coding sequence ATGGCTGAGCTCTCGCCGGTGCTGAAGCAGGCCACGCCGGTCCTAGCCGCCCGCGGGGTAGGCGTCTACCTCTACGACGAGCAGGATCGCCGATACCTGGACTTCACCGCCGGGATCGGGGTCACCAGCACGGGCCACTGCCACCCGCGCGTGGTCGAGGCGGCCCAGCGCCAGGTGGGTACCCTCATCCACGGCCAGTACACGACCGTCATGCACCGGCCGCTACTGCGGCTGACCGAACGACTCGGCGAGGTGCTGCCGACCGGCCTGGACCGGCTGTTCTACGTCAACTCCGGCAGCGAAGCGGTCGAGGCGGCGGTGCGGCTGGCCCGCCAGGCCACCGGGCGGCAGAACATCGTAGCCTTCCAGGGTGGCTTCCACGGTCGCACGATGGGCGCGGGCGCGCTGACCAGCTCCGGGGTCAAAGTGCGGGCCGGGATCGGCCCGATGATGCCCGGCGTGGTGTTCACCCCGTTCCCGGAGGCCTACCGGCACCGCACCAGCGAGGCCGAGGCGGTGCGCTACGCGCTGGCCGAGTTCGACCAGTTGCTGGTCACCGTCAGCTCCCCGCGTGACATCGCCGCGATCATCATCGAACCGGTGCTCGGCGAGGGCGGTTACATCCCCGCCCCGCCGGCGTTCCTCGCTGGCCTGCGGGAACGCGCCGACCGGCACGGAATCCTGCTGATCGTCGACGAGGTGCAGACCGGTGTCGGTCGAACCGGCCGATTCTGGGGCCACGATCACGCCGGGATCCGGCCCGACATCCTGATCACCGCCAAGGGGTTGGCCAGCGGTTTCCCGCTGTCGGCCATCGCCGCGCCGGAGGAACTGATGAGCCAGGCATGGCCGGGCTCGCAGGGCGGCACATACGGAGGCAACGCGGTGGCCGCCGCGGCGGCGCTGGCCACCCTCGACGTGGTGCGCGACGAGCACCTCGTCGAGAACGCCGCCGAGCAGGGCGCCCGGCTGCAGGAGGGCCTGCGCAAGGTCGCCGCCGAGCACCCGGTGATCGGCGACGTGCGCGGGCTGGGCCTGATGGCCGGCAACGAGTTCAGCACGCCCGATGGCACGCCGGACACCGCGACGGCCACCCGGGCACACCAGGCCGCCGCCGCGCGCGGGCTGCTGCTGCTGACCTGCGGCCCGCACGGCAACGTGGTGCGGATGATCCCGCCGCTGATTGTCACCGCAGAGCAGGTCGACGACGCGGTCGGGCTGTGGGCGGAGGCGGTGCGGGACGCCGTCAAGGCCTGA